Proteins encoded together in one Apis cerana isolate GH-2021 linkage group LG4, AcerK_1.0, whole genome shotgun sequence window:
- the LOC107996077 gene encoding small ribosomal subunit protein eS24 isoform X2 produces MTEGAVTIRTRKFMSNRLLCRKQMVVDVFHPGHPSVRKTEIREKLAKMYKVTPDVVFVFGFQTNFGGGKSTGFALIYDTLDFAKKFEPKYRLARHGLFEKQKQTRKQRKERKNRMKKVRGTKKSKVGAASKK; encoded by the exons ATG ACGGAAGGTGCAGTTACAATTAGAACTAGAAAATTCATGAGCAATCGGTTATTATGCCGAAAACAAATG GTTGTAGATGTATTTCATCCAGGTCATCCATCAGTTCGAAAAACAGAAATACGTGAAAAACTAGCTAAAATGTACAAAGTTACACCAGATGTAGTTTTTGTATTTGGTTTTCAAACTAATTTTGGTGGTGGTAAATCAACTGGATTtgcattaatttatgatacattggactttgcaaaaaaatttgaaccTAAATATAGGTTAGCTAGGCATGGActatttgaaaaacaaaaacaaacaaGAAAGCAACGTAAAGAACGTAAAAACAGAATGAAGAAGGTTAGAGGTACAAAGAAGAGTAAAGTAGGAGCTGCATCTAAgaag taA
- the LOC107996077 gene encoding small ribosomal subunit protein eS24 isoform X1, which yields MTEGAVTIRTRKFMSNRLLCRKQMVVDVFHPGHPSVRKTEIREKLAKMYKVTPDVVFVFGFQTNFGGGKSTGFALIYDTLDFAKKFEPKYRLARHGLFEKQKQTRKQRKERKNRMKKVRGTKKSKVGAASKKGKK from the exons ATG ACGGAAGGTGCAGTTACAATTAGAACTAGAAAATTCATGAGCAATCGGTTATTATGCCGAAAACAAATG GTTGTAGATGTATTTCATCCAGGTCATCCATCAGTTCGAAAAACAGAAATACGTGAAAAACTAGCTAAAATGTACAAAGTTACACCAGATGTAGTTTTTGTATTTGGTTTTCAAACTAATTTTGGTGGTGGTAAATCAACTGGATTtgcattaatttatgatacattggactttgcaaaaaaatttgaaccTAAATATAGGTTAGCTAGGCATGGActatttgaaaaacaaaaacaaacaaGAAAGCAACGTAAAGAACGTAAAAACAGAATGAAGAAGGTTAGAGGTACAAAGAAGAGTAAAGTAGGAGCTGCATCTAAgaag gGAAAGAAGTAG
- the LOC114577301 gene encoding uncharacterized protein LOC114577301 isoform X2 encodes MHLFSITLLLFTFNLSASIRTCDKENNGLQTDFQYNNEFFQDIKDWFYNLKNQIYEQLFEVRSKLRNYEWQLLNLSTLFFNSNEDLKFRIGNWYFIRKDFINQNEFKYNSDELDVTSQSSSIIQSKDSIETNTEITSEIINDLKVTKSLPRNLFTTILIQQSDAQTTIQTIEQANEQLKNNEADNDFVHKVSAEVLMG; translated from the exons atgcatcttttttctattactttactattatttactttcaatTTATCTGCATCAATTAGAACTTGTGATAAag aaaacaaTGGATTACAGAcagattttcaatataataatgaattttttcaagatataaaagattggttttataatttaaaaaatcaaatttatgaaCAATTATTTGAAGTACGaagtaaattaagaaattatgaatggcaattattaaatttat ctactttatttttcaattctaatgaagatttgaaatttcgaattggcaattggtattttattcggaaagatttcataaatcaaaatgaattcaaatataattctgaTGAATTAGATGTTACTTCTCAATCGTCCAGTATTATTCAGTCAAAAGATTCAATTGAAACTAATACTGAAATAACATccgaaattataaatgatctaAAAGTAACAAAATCTTTACCGAGGAACTTATTTACGACTATTTTGATACAACAAAGCGATGCGCAAACAACGATACAAACTATTGAGCAAGCGaatgaacaattaaaaaacaatgaagCTGATAACGATTTTGTTCATAAAGTATCAGCAGAAGTTCTTATGggataa
- the LOC114577301 gene encoding uncharacterized protein LOC114577301 isoform X1 — MHLFSITLLLFTFNLSASIRTCDKENNGLQTDFQYNNEFFQDIKDWFYNLKNQIYEQLFEVRSKLRNYEWQLLNLCKDSYVHNFFATLFFNSNEDLKFRIGNWYFIRKDFINQNEFKYNSDELDVTSQSSSIIQSKDSIETNTEITSEIINDLKVTKSLPRNLFTTILIQQSDAQTTIQTIEQANEQLKNNEADNDFVHKVSAEVLMG, encoded by the exons atgcatcttttttctattactttactattatttactttcaatTTATCTGCATCAATTAGAACTTGTGATAAag aaaacaaTGGATTACAGAcagattttcaatataataatgaattttttcaagatataaaagattggttttataatttaaaaaatcaaatttatgaaCAATTATTTGAAGTACGaagtaaattaagaaattatgaatggcaattattaaatttatgtaaggATTCCTATGTTCATAATTTCTTtg ctactttatttttcaattctaatgaagatttgaaatttcgaattggcaattggtattttattcggaaagatttcataaatcaaaatgaattcaaatataattctgaTGAATTAGATGTTACTTCTCAATCGTCCAGTATTATTCAGTCAAAAGATTCAATTGAAACTAATACTGAAATAACATccgaaattataaatgatctaAAAGTAACAAAATCTTTACCGAGGAACTTATTTACGACTATTTTGATACAACAAAGCGATGCGCAAACAACGATACAAACTATTGAGCAAGCGaatgaacaattaaaaaacaatgaagCTGATAACGATTTTGTTCATAAAGTATCAGCAGAAGTTCTTATGggataa